A region from the Lysobacter sp. BMK333-48F3 genome encodes:
- a CDS encoding peptide ABC transporter substrate-binding protein has protein sequence MPAQAAPAQLERGNGPEPSTLDAHRCQEVACGNVLRDLYEGLVTEDAQGRLIPGMAQRWTVSADGRTWRFALRPGLRWSNGEPLDAGQIVASFRRAFAPATAAPFGELFDALDQAQAVQAGKVAPERLGVSAPDPRTVEFRLNRSASLPALLTLPIAFPVYLPAVQRHGAQHTRPGQLVSNGAYALAAWTPQANLQLVRNPRFHDAAAVAIERVRFHVTEDAAAELQRFAAGDLHLTEVVPPQPLDSLRRRFGAQLRLSPYLGAFWLGLNTTRAPFRDAPCAAGAARCDDRALALRRALAMAVDRDKLTRYVTGLGETPAYGIVPPGIAGYAPATLPWASMPQAEREAHARALYRYAGYSAREPLTVELRYNTSTPHRRLALAVAAMWRQTLGVQVRLRNEEWKVFVQNRKQRAITQAFRGGWIGDLADARNFLAAFGNDGPLNWTGYDDAGYRQRLARADAAATDAARNAWLRAAEQRLLNDHATIPLYFYTSKHLVSERVRGFEPNALDRHASRWLSLRP, from the coding sequence GTGCCTGCGCAGGCCGCGCCGGCGCAGTTGGAGCGCGGCAACGGCCCCGAACCGAGCACGCTGGACGCGCACCGTTGCCAGGAAGTGGCCTGCGGCAACGTGCTGCGCGACCTGTACGAAGGCCTGGTCACCGAGGACGCGCAGGGTCGCTTGATCCCGGGCATGGCGCAGCGCTGGACGGTCTCGGCCGACGGCCGCACCTGGCGCTTCGCGCTGCGTCCCGGGCTGCGCTGGAGCAACGGCGAGCCGCTCGACGCCGGCCAGATCGTGGCCAGCTTCCGGCGCGCGTTCGCGCCGGCCACCGCGGCGCCGTTCGGCGAATTGTTCGACGCCCTCGACCAGGCCCAGGCGGTGCAGGCCGGCAAAGTGGCCCCGGAACGGCTCGGGGTATCGGCGCCGGATCCGCGCACGGTCGAGTTCCGGCTCAACCGCAGCGCTTCGCTGCCGGCCCTGCTGACCCTGCCGATCGCCTTTCCGGTGTACCTGCCGGCGGTGCAGCGCCACGGCGCCCAGCACACCCGGCCCGGGCAACTGGTCAGCAACGGCGCCTACGCCCTGGCGGCCTGGACCCCGCAGGCCAATCTGCAACTGGTGCGCAATCCGCGCTTCCACGACGCCGCTGCGGTGGCGATCGAGCGGGTGCGCTTCCACGTCACCGAAGACGCCGCCGCCGAGCTGCAGCGCTTCGCCGCCGGCGACCTGCACCTTACCGAGGTGGTGCCGCCGCAGCCGCTGGACTCGCTGCGCCGGCGCTTCGGCGCGCAATTGCGCCTGTCGCCCTACCTGGGCGCGTTCTGGCTCGGCCTCAACACCACCCGCGCGCCGTTCCGCGATGCGCCTTGCGCCGCCGGCGCGGCGCGCTGCGACGACCGCGCCCTGGCCCTGCGCCGGGCGCTGGCGATGGCGGTCGACCGCGACAAGCTGACCCGCTATGTGACCGGCCTGGGCGAAACCCCGGCCTACGGCATCGTCCCGCCGGGCATCGCCGGCTACGCGCCGGCGACGCTGCCGTGGGCGTCGATGCCACAGGCCGAGCGCGAAGCGCATGCGCGCGCGCTGTATCGCTACGCCGGCTACTCGGCGCGCGAGCCGCTGACGGTCGAACTGCGCTACAACACCTCGACCCCGCACCGGCGCCTGGCCCTGGCGGTGGCGGCGATGTGGCGCCAGACCCTCGGCGTGCAGGTGCGGCTGCGCAACGAGGAATGGAAGGTATTCGTGCAGAACCGCAAGCAACGGGCGATCACCCAGGCCTTCCGCGGCGGCTGGATCGGCGACCTCGCCGACGCGCGCAATTTCCTCGCCGCATTCGGCAACGACGGCCCGCTCAACTGGACCGGCTACGACGACGCCGGCTACCGCCAGCGCCTGGCGCGCGCCGACGCGGCCGCCACCGACGCCGCGCGCAACGCCTGGCTGCGCGCCGCCGAGCAGCGCCTGCTCAACGATCACGCGACGATTCCGCTGTACTTCTACACCTCCAAGCACCTGGTCTCCGAGCGCGTGCGCGGCTTCGAGCCCAACGCCCTGGACCGCCACGCCAGCCGCTGGTTGAGCCTGCGCCCATGA
- a CDS encoding glutamate--cysteine ligase yields the protein MLVEYLASGARPDADWKIGTEHEKFGFRTDDLRPPTFDGERGIEALLKGLVQFGWAPVEENGRVIALSRGQASVSLEPAGQLELSGAPLDTLHDTCVEAATHLREVRTVAEPMGLGFLGMGFQPKWRRDEMPWMPKGRYKIMREYMPKVGNLGLDMMTRTSTVQVNLDVRDEADMVKKFRVSLALQPIATALFADSPFTEGKPNGYLSYRSHIWTDTDPDRTGLLDFVFEDGFGYERYVDYLLDVPMYFVYRDGRYIDASGQSFRDYLDARLPAHPGQRPTLKDWADHSTTAFPEVRLKKYLEMRGADSGPWNRICALSAFWVGLLYDAEALDAAWDLVLDFTPAERHALRDGVPRHGFQLPFRDGKVLDLARRALEISAHGLKRRARLNQHGADESIYLEPLAEFVAMGKSPAERKLELFHGAWGGSVDPVFKDFAY from the coding sequence ATGCTGGTCGAGTACCTGGCGTCGGGCGCGCGCCCGGATGCGGACTGGAAGATCGGCACCGAGCACGAGAAGTTCGGCTTCCGCACCGACGATCTGCGGCCGCCGACCTTCGACGGCGAGCGCGGCATCGAGGCGCTGCTCAAGGGCCTGGTCCAGTTCGGCTGGGCTCCGGTCGAGGAAAACGGCCGGGTGATCGCGCTCAGCCGCGGCCAGGCCTCGGTGTCGCTGGAGCCGGCCGGCCAGCTGGAACTGTCCGGCGCGCCGCTGGACACCCTGCACGACACCTGCGTCGAAGCGGCGACCCACCTGCGCGAAGTGCGCACCGTCGCCGAGCCGATGGGCCTGGGCTTCCTCGGCATGGGCTTCCAGCCCAAGTGGCGCCGCGACGAGATGCCGTGGATGCCCAAGGGCCGCTACAAGATCATGCGCGAGTACATGCCCAAGGTCGGCAACCTCGGCCTGGACATGATGACCCGCACCAGCACCGTGCAGGTCAACCTCGACGTGCGCGACGAGGCGGACATGGTGAAGAAATTCCGCGTCTCGCTGGCCTTGCAGCCGATCGCGACCGCGCTGTTCGCCGATTCGCCGTTCACCGAGGGCAAGCCGAACGGTTATCTGTCCTACCGCTCGCACATCTGGACCGACACCGACCCGGACCGCACCGGTCTGCTCGATTTCGTGTTCGAGGACGGTTTCGGCTACGAGCGCTACGTCGATTACCTGCTCGACGTGCCGATGTACTTCGTCTACCGCGACGGCCGCTACATCGACGCCAGCGGCCAGTCGTTCCGCGATTACCTCGACGCCAGGCTGCCGGCCCATCCGGGCCAGCGCCCGACCCTGAAGGACTGGGCCGACCACAGCACCACCGCGTTCCCGGAAGTGCGGCTGAAGAAATACCTGGAGATGCGCGGCGCCGATTCCGGTCCGTGGAACCGGATCTGCGCGCTGTCGGCGTTCTGGGTCGGCCTGTTGTACGACGCCGAAGCGCTCGACGCGGCCTGGGACCTGGTGCTGGACTTCACCCCGGCCGAGCGCCACGCGCTGCGCGACGGCGTGCCCCGGCACGGCTTCCAACTGCCGTTCCGCGACGGCAAGGTGCTGGACCTGGCGCGGCGCGCGCTGGAGATTTCCGCCCATGGCCTCAAGCGCCGCGCGCGCTTGAACCAGCACGGCGCCGACGAATCGATCTATCTGGAGCCGTTGGCCGAGTTCGTGGCGATGGGCAAGAGCCCGGCCGAACGCAAGCTGGAGCTGTTCCACGGAGCCTGGGGCGGCAGCGTCGACCCGGTGTTCAAGGATTTCGCCTACTGA
- a CDS encoding isochorismatase family cysteine hydrolase, whose translation MSTALIVIDLINDIVHPDGKLARAADAVRESGLIARCNALAARARAAGATVAMVRVAFAPDYSDLPRRSPLFGRAAELGALRDGDWGARFHEQLQIGPRDWIVTKPRVSALFDTDLEARLHAAAIRRVAICGVSTETGVQTTARDAHDRDFEVTVIGDLCASADPLRHRAALEMLATVATVADSGQIDFAAWAGDGPSASPHACAQ comes from the coding sequence ATGAGCACCGCCCTGATCGTGATCGACCTGATCAACGACATCGTCCACCCGGACGGCAAGCTCGCGCGCGCCGCCGATGCGGTGCGCGAAAGCGGGCTGATCGCGCGCTGCAACGCTCTGGCCGCGCGCGCCCGCGCCGCCGGCGCGACGGTGGCGATGGTGCGGGTGGCGTTCGCGCCGGACTATTCCGACCTGCCGCGGCGCTCGCCGCTGTTCGGCCGCGCGGCCGAACTGGGCGCCCTGCGCGACGGCGACTGGGGCGCGCGCTTCCACGAACAATTGCAGATCGGGCCGCGCGACTGGATCGTGACCAAGCCGCGGGTCAGCGCGCTGTTCGACACCGATCTGGAGGCGCGCCTGCATGCGGCGGCGATCCGGCGCGTGGCGATCTGCGGGGTCAGCACCGAAACCGGCGTTCAGACCACCGCGCGCGACGCCCACGATCGCGATTTCGAAGTGACAGTGATCGGCGACCTGTGCGCCAGCGCCGATCCGCTCAGGCACCGCGCGGCGCTGGAGATGCTGGCGACCGTGGCGACGGTCGCCGATAGCGGGCAGATCGATTTCGCCGCCTGGGCCGGCGACGGCCCGTCGGCAAGCCCCCACGCCTGCGCTCAGTAG
- a CDS encoding tetratricopeptide repeat protein, giving the protein MPYLGMGLHVVVALYFAVHAVRSGQDRYWLMVLFMFPLLGSVVYAFAVWLPEQRHSRHGRALAGNVRRLLDPDRALREAQDAFDTAETTDHRLRLADALLDAGRAGEALAHYRAALSGIHRDDPDIQVRLARALLEAGEPAQARQLLEELIAKRPDYRSADGHLTYARAVADSGDRAKAREEFEALTGYSSGFQAHAHYAQCLAGWGDSARARELCAQTLARAQRMPAHLRRLHKPDLDRLRALDKQLAAG; this is encoded by the coding sequence ATGCCGTACTTGGGAATGGGCCTGCACGTCGTCGTCGCCCTGTATTTCGCCGTCCACGCGGTGCGCAGCGGCCAGGACCGCTACTGGCTGATGGTGCTCTTCATGTTCCCGCTGCTCGGCAGCGTGGTCTATGCGTTCGCGGTGTGGCTGCCGGAACAGCGCCACAGCCGCCACGGCCGCGCCCTGGCCGGCAACGTGCGCCGCCTGCTCGATCCCGACCGCGCCCTGCGCGAGGCGCAGGACGCTTTCGATACGGCCGAAACCACCGATCACCGCCTGCGCCTGGCCGATGCGTTGCTCGACGCCGGCCGCGCCGGCGAGGCGCTGGCGCATTACCGCGCCGCGCTGAGCGGCATCCATCGCGACGACCCGGACATCCAGGTGCGCCTGGCGCGGGCCCTGCTCGAAGCCGGCGAGCCGGCGCAGGCGCGGCAGTTGCTGGAGGAGCTGATCGCCAAGCGCCCCGATTACCGCTCCGCCGACGGCCACCTGACCTATGCGCGTGCGGTCGCGGACAGCGGCGACCGGGCCAAGGCGCGCGAGGAGTTCGAGGCCCTGACCGGCTACAGCAGCGGCTTCCAGGCCCATGCGCATTACGCCCAATGCCTGGCCGGCTGGGGCGACAGCGCGCGTGCGCGAGAGCTGTGCGCGCAAACGCTTGCGCGCGCGCAGCGCATGCCGGCGCACCTGCGCCGCCTGCACAAACCCGACCTGGACCGCCTGCGCGCACTCGACAAGCAGCTCGCCGCCGGCTGA
- a CDS encoding DMT family transporter, which yields MTHPAPSAARAPRPLLLRAGLMAAASICLAVLGLLTRYTGGLPAELVIWARFFLPGLALVALAGRADWRAVFSFSDRPAWVRAVCVVISQGCFVYAAIHGDLLQAVLLYNTGPLFIPLIAWAWLGERLRGPALCGLAIGFCGVAVVLNPGAHGLDRLAALSLSGGFAMAASQVLFYRSAQHQPPFRNQFKLYLQASLVGLPLAAWGATRIDPAALAAQPAWALVAALLGMSLCSLGSQSLRDLAYRGLGNASTLAPLMYVAVPVGAALDGWLFGRVAGASTWFGAALIVAGAVVALRRAAAPAPGATAGTGNGECGIAERRSGLVAFLSTFVPFVRRPAAGRSAGAGRSECRH from the coding sequence ATGACCCACCCTGCTCCGAGCGCCGCCCGCGCCCCCCGCCCCCTGCTGCTGCGTGCCGGCCTGATGGCCGCCGCCTCGATCTGCCTGGCCGTGCTCGGCCTGCTGACCCGCTACACCGGCGGCCTGCCGGCGGAGCTGGTGATCTGGGCCCGCTTCTTCCTGCCCGGGCTGGCCCTAGTCGCCCTGGCCGGGCGCGCAGACTGGCGCGCAGTGTTTTCTTTCTCCGACCGCCCGGCCTGGGTGCGCGCGGTCTGCGTGGTGATCTCGCAAGGTTGCTTCGTCTACGCCGCGATCCACGGCGACCTGTTGCAGGCGGTGCTGCTGTACAACACCGGCCCCTTGTTCATTCCGCTGATCGCCTGGGCCTGGCTAGGCGAACGGCTGCGCGGGCCGGCGCTGTGCGGCCTGGCGATCGGCTTCTGCGGGGTGGCGGTGGTGCTCAATCCCGGCGCGCACGGCCTGGACCGGCTCGCCGCGCTGTCGCTATCCGGCGGTTTCGCCATGGCCGCCTCGCAGGTGCTGTTCTACCGCAGCGCCCAGCACCAGCCGCCGTTCCGCAACCAGTTCAAGCTGTACCTGCAGGCCTCGCTGGTCGGCCTGCCGCTGGCGGCCTGGGGCGCGACCCGGATCGACCCGGCCGCGCTGGCGGCGCAACCGGCCTGGGCGCTGGTCGCGGCGCTGCTCGGCATGTCGCTGTGCAGCCTCGGCAGCCAGTCGCTGCGCGACCTGGCCTATCGCGGGCTCGGCAACGCCTCGACCCTGGCGCCGCTGATGTATGTGGCGGTGCCGGTCGGTGCGGCGCTGGACGGGTGGCTGTTCGGCCGCGTCGCGGGCGCGTCGACCTGGTTCGGCGCGGCGCTGATCGTCGCCGGCGCGGTGGTCGCGTTGCGGCGCGCGGCCGCGCCGGCGCCTGGTGCGACGGCGGGAACTGGGAACGGTGAATGCGGAATCGCAGAGCGGCGCTCGGGCCTGGTCGCATTCCTAAGCACATTCGTGCCGTTCGTGCGCCGACCGGCGGCGGGCCGATCCGCTGGCGCGGGACGCAGTGAATGCCGACACTAG
- a CDS encoding LysR family transcriptional regulator, with product MTTSDPSPRRLPALRALQAFAAVVRYGGMRRAAERLHLSHAALSQHVQHLEEAFGLRLLDRSGGRARPTPLGREYGEALIEGFERIEAATARLRARGDESRRWLLGAPTSLSVSLLLPRLEDFAARAGAEVQLFCPANADDLAQGRVHALLMHRDPAALGLRGELLFEQALQPVAAPALAARLDLAHWWRERAPGARLLHVTSEGWREDWPHWFGEDAAHWPLPSLGLSSPMPALSAALAGQGIALLYPRLIAEPLAHGALLPLPCPQPPPLRRVYLAWLPEAHGSARLERLRDWVTALLRDDEAPPSP from the coding sequence ATGACCACCAGCGACCCGTCCCCACGACGCCTGCCGGCGTTGCGCGCGCTGCAGGCCTTCGCCGCGGTGGTGCGCTACGGCGGCATGCGCCGCGCCGCCGAGCGCCTGCACCTGAGCCATGCCGCGCTCAGCCAGCACGTGCAGCACCTGGAAGAGGCCTTCGGCCTGCGCCTGCTCGACCGCAGCGGCGGCCGGGCGCGGCCGACGCCGCTCGGGCGCGAGTACGGCGAGGCCCTGATCGAGGGCTTCGAACGCATCGAGGCGGCGACCGCGCGCCTGCGCGCGCGCGGCGACGAAAGCCGGCGCTGGCTGCTCGGCGCGCCGACCAGCCTCAGCGTCAGCCTGCTGTTGCCGCGACTGGAAGATTTCGCCGCGCGCGCCGGCGCCGAGGTGCAGTTGTTCTGCCCGGCCAATGCCGACGACCTGGCCCAGGGCCGGGTGCACGCCTTGCTGATGCATCGCGACCCGGCCGCGCTGGGGCTGCGCGGCGAACTGCTGTTCGAACAGGCCTTGCAGCCGGTGGCCGCGCCGGCATTGGCGGCGCGCCTGGATCTCGCCCATTGGTGGCGCGAGCGCGCCCCCGGCGCGCGCCTGCTGCACGTGACCAGCGAGGGCTGGCGCGAGGACTGGCCGCACTGGTTCGGCGAGGATGCGGCGCACTGGCCGCTGCCGTCGCTGGGCCTGTCTTCGCCGATGCCGGCGCTGAGCGCGGCGCTGGCCGGGCAGGGCATCGCCCTGCTGTATCCGCGCCTGATCGCCGAACCGCTGGCGCATGGCGCGTTGCTGCCGCTGCCGTGTCCGCAGCCGCCGCCGTTGCGTCGGGTGTACCTGGCCTGGTTGCCGGAAGCGCACGGCAGCGCGCGGCTGGAACGCTTGCGCGACTGGGTCACGGCCTTGTTGCGCGACGACGAGGCGCCGCCGTCGCCGTGA
- the ppc gene encoding phosphoenolpyruvate carboxylase, translating into MNVLLDTSDEPLRAVDFASTDALLRDDVKTLGALVGEILAEQRGQGFLDEVERLRRAAIRRREAQAPIGALADALADTDLEQAGDLVRAFATYFQAVNLAERVHRIRRRRDYERSGAGAQPGGLRDALGTLARQGVSAEEVVALLARLRIEPVFTAHPTEAVRRALLEKERTIVSCLVDDIDRGRTPAERRADRERIRLALTASWQTAEAPAAKPSVADEFEHVGFYLSEVLYRVLPVFYEMFEDALRETYGSAAALPDLLGFGTWVGGDMDGNPNVGADTIAATLAGQRALVLNAYRRELTSLAELLSQSVSRVRVDDAVLARVEDYRYQLPKAAALLKPRHADMPYRNLLSLMAARLQATLDESVHGYPDAAAFLADIGLIERSLAAHQGAHAGGFAVRRLRRRAECFGFHLASLDLRQDSATHDAALAALLDEPQWAALDVAARAARLHGVLDGEAPPPRSAASAAQSTLDVFRAVARLRPRYGERAFGPYIVSMSRSAADALAVLALAKTAGCAERDGRVPLDVAPLFETVDDLDAAADTLRALFADPVYRDHLRLRGNRQVVMLGYSDSAKDGGMLASRWALHRTQSALTALAAESGVRIAFFHGRGGSISRGGGKTERAVIAAPRGSVDGYLRLTEQGEVIHRKYGIRALALRNLEQTTGAVLRATLRPRPPEPRGDGWRALAAELAAQAREHYRALVHENELFPAYFRAATPIDVIERLRIGSRPAKRAGAGDIGSLRAIPWVFAWSQNRAGLTAWYGVGTALERALQAHGRETLAEMARDWMFFGTLVDDLEMVLAKSDPAIFERYSMLARELPEGDLHARFHPGIAEEFERTRRAVLAIKGSDELLTGDHRLRQSIRLRNPYVDPISLLQVDLLARWRAAGRPDDALQQALVATVNGIAAGVQNTG; encoded by the coding sequence ATGAATGTCCTCCTCGATACCAGCGACGAACCGTTGCGCGCCGTAGATTTCGCCTCCACCGACGCCTTGCTGCGCGACGACGTCAAAACGCTGGGCGCATTGGTCGGTGAGATTCTCGCCGAACAGCGCGGGCAGGGCTTCCTCGACGAGGTCGAGCGCCTGCGCCGCGCCGCGATCCGCCGCCGCGAAGCGCAGGCGCCGATCGGCGCGCTGGCCGACGCGCTGGCCGACACCGATCTGGAGCAGGCCGGCGATCTGGTGCGCGCTTTCGCCACCTATTTCCAGGCGGTCAACCTGGCCGAACGCGTGCACCGCATCCGCCGCCGCCGCGACTACGAACGCAGCGGCGCCGGCGCCCAGCCCGGCGGCTTGCGCGACGCGCTCGGCACTCTGGCGCGGCAGGGCGTCAGCGCCGAGGAAGTGGTTGCGCTGCTGGCGCGGCTGCGGATCGAGCCGGTGTTCACCGCCCACCCGACCGAAGCGGTGCGGCGCGCGTTGCTGGAGAAGGAGCGCACCATCGTCTCCTGCCTGGTCGACGATATCGATCGTGGCCGTACCCCGGCCGAGCGTCGCGCCGACCGCGAGCGCATTCGCCTGGCTCTGACCGCGAGCTGGCAGACCGCCGAAGCGCCGGCGGCCAAGCCCAGCGTCGCCGACGAGTTCGAACACGTCGGCTTCTATCTGTCCGAGGTGCTGTACCGGGTGCTGCCGGTGTTCTACGAAATGTTCGAGGACGCGCTGCGCGAAACCTACGGCAGCGCGGCCGCGTTGCCCGACCTGCTCGGCTTCGGCACCTGGGTCGGCGGCGACATGGACGGCAATCCCAACGTCGGCGCCGACACCATCGCCGCTACCCTGGCCGGCCAGCGCGCGCTGGTGCTCAATGCCTACCGGCGCGAACTGACGTCGCTGGCCGAGCTTCTGAGCCAGTCGGTGAGCCGGGTGCGGGTCGACGATGCGGTGTTGGCGCGGGTCGAGGATTACCGTTATCAGCTGCCCAAGGCGGCGGCGCTGCTCAAGCCGCGCCACGCCGACATGCCTTACCGCAACCTGCTCAGCCTGATGGCGGCGCGGTTGCAGGCGACCCTCGACGAGAGCGTGCACGGCTATCCCGACGCGGCGGCGTTCCTGGCCGACATCGGCCTGATCGAACGCAGCCTGGCCGCGCACCAGGGCGCGCACGCCGGCGGTTTCGCGGTGCGCCGCCTGCGCCGCCGCGCCGAGTGTTTCGGTTTCCATCTGGCCAGCCTGGACCTGCGCCAGGACTCGGCCACCCACGATGCCGCCCTGGCGGCGCTGCTCGACGAACCGCAATGGGCGGCGCTGGACGTCGCCGCGCGCGCGGCGCGCCTGCACGGCGTGCTCGACGGCGAAGCGCCGCCGCCGCGCAGCGCCGCGAGCGCGGCGCAATCGACCCTGGACGTGTTCCGCGCCGTGGCCCGGCTGCGCCCGCGCTACGGCGAACGCGCCTTCGGCCCTTACATCGTCAGCATGAGCCGCAGCGCAGCCGATGCGCTGGCGGTGCTGGCGCTGGCCAAGACCGCCGGCTGCGCCGAGCGCGACGGCCGGGTGCCGCTCGACGTCGCGCCCCTGTTCGAGACCGTCGACGACCTCGACGCCGCCGCCGACACCTTGCGCGCGCTGTTCGCCGACCCGGTATACCGCGATCATCTGCGCCTGCGCGGCAATCGCCAGGTGGTGATGCTGGGCTACTCCGACAGCGCCAAGGACGGCGGCATGCTGGCCTCGCGCTGGGCCCTGCACCGCACCCAGAGCGCGCTGACCGCGCTGGCCGCCGAAAGCGGCGTGCGCATCGCCTTCTTCCACGGCCGCGGCGGCTCGATCAGCCGCGGCGGCGGCAAGACTGAGCGTGCGGTGATCGCCGCGCCGCGCGGCTCGGTCGACGGCTATCTGCGCCTGACCGAGCAGGGCGAGGTGATCCACCGCAAGTACGGCATCCGCGCGCTGGCGCTGCGCAACCTGGAACAGACCACCGGCGCGGTGCTGCGCGCGACCCTGCGGCCGCGGCCGCCGGAACCTCGCGGCGACGGCTGGCGCGCGCTGGCGGCCGAACTGGCCGCGCAGGCGCGCGAGCACTACCGCGCGCTGGTGCACGAGAACGAGCTGTTCCCGGCCTATTTCCGCGCCGCCACGCCGATCGACGTGATCGAGCGCCTGCGCATCGGCTCGCGCCCGGCCAAGCGCGCCGGCGCCGGCGACATCGGCTCGCTGCGCGCGATCCCGTGGGTGTTCGCCTGGTCGCAGAACCGCGCCGGCCTGACCGCCTGGTACGGCGTCGGCACCGCCCTGGAGCGCGCGCTGCAGGCGCACGGCCGCGAGACGCTGGCCGAGATGGCGCGCGACTGGATGTTCTTCGGCACCCTGGTCGACGATCTGGAGATGGTCCTGGCCAAGTCCGACCCGGCGATCTTCGAGCGCTACTCGATGCTCGCCCGCGAGCTGCCCGAAGGCGACCTGCACGCGCGCTTCCATCCCGGCATCGCCGAAGAGTTCGAACGCACCCGCCGCGCGGTGCTGGCGATCAAGGGCAGCGACGAACTGCTGACCGGCGACCATCGCCTGCGCCAGTCGATCCGTCTGCGCAACCCTTACGTCGACCCGATCAGCCTGTTGCAAGTCGACCTGCTCGCCCGCTGGCGCGCCGCCGGCCGTCCCGACGACGCCCTGCAACAGGCGCTGGTGGCGACGGTCAACGGGATCGCGGCGGGGGTGCAGAATACGGGGTGA
- the frmR gene encoding formaldehyde-responsive transcriptional repressor FrmR, with the protein MPHSPEEKKRVLTRVRRIKGQTEALERALEAGSECAAVLQQIAAIRGAINGLMSEVLESHIREELGQAVADRGRDASIDEIAALVRSYLK; encoded by the coding sequence ATGCCGCATTCGCCGGAAGAGAAAAAGCGCGTACTGACCCGGGTGCGCCGGATCAAGGGCCAGACCGAGGCGCTGGAGCGCGCGCTGGAGGCCGGCAGCGAATGCGCGGCGGTGCTGCAGCAGATCGCGGCGATCCGCGGCGCGATCAACGGGCTGATGTCGGAAGTGCTGGAAAGCCACATCCGCGAGGAACTCGGCCAGGCCGTGGCCGACCGCGGACGCGACGCCAGCATCGACGAGATCGCCGCGTTGGTGCGCTCGTACCTGAAATGA
- a CDS encoding S-(hydroxymethyl)glutathione dehydrogenase/class III alcohol dehydrogenase has protein sequence MKSRAAVAFAAGQPLQIVEIDVEPPKAGEVLVRITATGVCHTDAFTLSGDDPEGLFPAVLGHEGGGVVVEVGEGVTSVKPGDHVIPLYTAECRKCKFCLSGKTNLCQAVRATQGRGLMPDGTSRFSYQGQPIHHYMGCSTFSEYTVVAEVSLAVVNPAAPLEKVCLLGCGVTTGIGAVHNTAKVQPGDTVAVFGLGGIGLAVIQGAVQAKAGRIIGVDTNPGKFELAKAMGATDCVNPKDHDRPVQDVLVEMTDGGVDFSFECIGNVEVMRSALECCHKGWGESVIIGVAGAGQEIRTRPFQLVTGRVWRGSAFGGVKGRTQLPGMVEQAMKGEIDLDPFITHTLPLERINEAFDLMHEGKSIRTVIHY, from the coding sequence ATCAAGAGCCGCGCCGCCGTCGCTTTCGCCGCCGGTCAGCCCCTGCAGATCGTCGAGATCGACGTCGAACCGCCGAAGGCCGGCGAAGTGCTGGTGCGCATCACCGCCACCGGCGTCTGCCACACCGATGCCTTCACCTTGAGCGGCGACGACCCGGAAGGCCTGTTTCCGGCCGTGCTCGGCCACGAAGGCGGCGGGGTGGTGGTCGAGGTCGGCGAGGGCGTGACCAGCGTCAAGCCGGGCGACCACGTGATCCCGCTGTACACGGCCGAATGCCGCAAGTGCAAGTTCTGCCTGTCGGGCAAGACCAACCTGTGCCAGGCGGTGCGCGCGACCCAGGGCCGCGGCCTGATGCCCGACGGCACCAGCCGCTTCAGCTACCAGGGCCAGCCGATCCATCACTACATGGGCTGCAGCACTTTCAGCGAGTACACGGTCGTGGCCGAAGTCTCGCTGGCGGTGGTCAACCCCGCGGCGCCGTTGGAAAAGGTCTGCCTGCTCGGCTGCGGCGTCACCACCGGCATCGGCGCGGTGCACAACACCGCCAAGGTCCAGCCCGGCGACACGGTCGCGGTGTTCGGCCTCGGCGGCATCGGCCTGGCGGTGATCCAGGGCGCGGTGCAGGCCAAGGCCGGGCGCATCATCGGCGTCGACACCAACCCAGGCAAGTTCGAGCTGGCCAAGGCCATGGGCGCGACCGACTGCGTCAACCCGAAGGACCACGACCGTCCGGTCCAGGACGTGCTGGTCGAGATGACCGACGGCGGCGTCGACTTCAGCTTCGAATGCATCGGCAACGTCGAGGTCATGCGTTCGGCCCTGGAGTGCTGCCACAAGGGCTGGGGCGAGTCGGTCATCATCGGCGTCGCCGGCGCCGGCCAGGAGATCCGCACCCGACCGTTCCAGTTGGTCACCGGCCGAGTCTGGCGCGGCTCGGCCTTCGGCGGAGTCAAGGGCCGCACCCAGTTGCCGGGCATGGTCGAGCAGGCGATGAAGGGCGAGATCGATCTGGATCCCTTCATCACCCATACCTTGCCGCTGGAACGCATCAACGAAGCCTTCGACCTGATGCACGAGGGCAAGTCGATCCGGACCGTGATCCACTACTGA